A part of Ziziphus jujuba cultivar Dongzao chromosome 8, ASM3175591v1 genomic DNA contains:
- the LOC112490050 gene encoding patatin-like protein 6, giving the protein MASNPSSEMHEPSIDTDKLSYEIFSILESKFLFGYDDQKLWVPKQISSPTTESKPETIPQTLASDTGVSAIKNQRGKICILSIDGGGMRGILSGKALAYLEHALKAKSGNPDARIADYFDVAAGAGFGGIFTAMLFGTRDQNRPIFKAEDTWKLLAEQGRKFYRSPAGSGSSTGGGSGFFRKLRRSTGGSSTSSSTAGLEKAMKEAFEDKDKKSLTLKDTLKPVLIPCYDLSSTAPFLFSRADALETDSFDFRLWEVCLATSAEPGMFEPVQMRSIDKQTRCLAVDGGLAMSNPTAAAITHVLHNKQEFPFVRGVEDLLVLSIGTGQLLEVSFEHEQVRKWKAKEWARPTARIASDGSADMVDQAVAMAFGQCRSSNYVRIQANGPSLGRCGPNVDTDSSPSNVKMLLGLAEEMLKQKNVESVLFGGKRIVEQSNFERLDWFAGELVLEHQRRSCRIAPTVAFKQATPRTT; this is encoded by the exons atggCTTCCAACCCGTCGTCGGAAATGCATGAGCCGAGCATCGATACCGATAAGTTAAGCTACGAGATATTCTCGATTCTGGAGAGCAAATTCCTATTTGGCTATGATGATCAGAAGCTCTGGGTTCCCAAACAGATCTCTTCTCCGACCACCGAATCCAAACCTGAAACTATACCTCAAACGCTCGCCTCCGATACCGGCGTCTCGGCGATCAAAAACCAGAGGGGCAAAATTTGCATACTCAGCATCGACGGCGGAGGCATGCGTGGAATTCTCTCCGGTAAAGCCCTAGCCTATCTCGAACACGCGCTCAAGGCGAAATCGGGCAATCCCGACGCTCGAATCGCCGACTACTTCGACGTCGCCGCCGGTGCCGGTTTCGGCGGCATTTTCACGGCGATGCTGTTCGGAACCAGAGACCAAAACCGTCCGATTTTCAAAGCCGAAGACACATGGAAGCTCTTGGCCGAGCAAGGGAGGAAGTTTTACCGTTCGCCGGCAGGTTCAGGCTCAAGCACCGGCGGTGGTTCCGGTTTCTTTCGGAAGCTTCGCCGGAGCACCGGAGGTTCTTCGACGAGCTCGTCCACGGCCGGTCTGGAAAAAGCCATGAAAGAAGCTTTCGAAGACAAAGACAAGAAAAGCTTGACTCTCAAAGACACGTTGAAGCCCGTTCTGATACCTTGCTACGACCTGTCCAGTACGGCGCCGTTTTTGTTCTCCAGAGCCGACGCGCTCGAGACCGACAGTTTCGATTTCCGGCTCTGGGAAGTCTGCCTCGCCACGTCAGCCGAACCGGGTATGTTCGAACCGGTTCAAATGCGCTCCATCGATAAACAGACACGGTGTTTGGCCGTCGATGGCGGTTTAGCCATGAGCAACCCGACGGCGGCGGCGATCACGCACGTGCTCCACAACAAACAGGAATTCCCGTTCGTGCGAGGGGTTGAGGACCTTTTGGTACTTTCCATAGGGACTGGTCAGCTTCTTGAAGTGAGCTTCGAGCACGAGCAGGTAAGGAAATGGAAGGCCAAAGAATGGGCCCGACCAACGGCTCGAATCGCCAGCGACGGTTCGGCTGACATGGTGGACCAAGCCGTAGCCATGGCCTTCGGTCAGTGTCGAAGTAGTAATTACGTGCGAATTCAG gCAAATGGGCCAAGCTTGGGACGGTGCGGACCGAATGTAGATACAGACTCAAGTCCGAGTAACGTAAAAATGCTGCTTGGACTAGCAGAAGAGATGCTAAAACAGAAAAATGTTGAATCAGTACTATTCGGTGGTAAGAGGATTGTTGAACAGAGCAATTTTGAGAGGCTTGATTGGTTTGCTGGGGAACTGGTGCTAGAGCATCAGAGGAGGAGTTGCAGAATAGCTCCCACTGTTGCTTTCAAGCAGGCTACTCCAAGAACAACCTAG